In Deltaproteobacteria bacterium, the genomic stretch GGAAGCGGGGCAGACGGCAGGGGTAATCGAGCGGCAAGTGACCGGCGCGTTGAAGGGGCTCGGCGCGGATGCTATAGCCGCGCTGGTCATCGCCTACGAGCCGGTGTGGGCCATTGGTACGGGGAAGGTGGCGACGCCGGCGCAAGCGCAGGATGTGCACGCGGCGATTCGCGGTTGGTTGGGCGGTATCGGGGCGGCAGCAGCGCGGGCGCGAATCCTGTACGGCGGCAGCGTGAAGCCCGACAACATCGACGGCCTCATGTGCCAGGCTGATATTGACGGGGCATTGGTGGGTGGTGCCAGCTTGCAAGTCGACTCGTTCGCGCGCATCATCCGGTTCGCCACCTGAGGGAATGAGAACAACATGAGTATTGTCGTCACCATTATTCACGTCCTCGCCTGCATCTTCTTGGTGCTGGTGGTGCTGCTGCAGACGGGCAAAGGCGCCGACATGGGCGCGGTGTTTGGCGGCAGCAGCACCACGGTATTCGGCAGCAGCGGTGCCGGTAACTTTTTGAGCCGGCTGACGGTAGGTGTGGCCGTGGTCTTCATGTTGACCTCGCTCGGGCTGACGTACCTGTCGACGCAGCGGCTCAGTTCGAGCGTGTTGGACGCCGCCCCGCTGTCGGCCCCACCGCCGATCGAGCAGGGGGCGGGAGAGCCGGCGCCCGCGGCAGAAGGGGGCGAAGCCGCTCCGGAACCCGCGCCGAACCCCCAGCCGCAGGCAGCGGCAGAACCAGCCGCACCTGCCGCCGCACTTCCGGCCGAGGCCCCGGCGGCCAACTGAGGCCCGGTGACGACTAACCACCAAGCG encodes the following:
- the secG gene encoding preprotein translocase subunit SecG; its protein translation is MSIVVTIIHVLACIFLVLVVLLQTGKGADMGAVFGGSSTTVFGSSGAGNFLSRLTVGVAVVFMLTSLGLTYLSTQRLSSSVLDAAPLSAPPPIEQGAGEPAPAAEGGEAAPEPAPNPQPQAAAEPAAPAAALPAEAPAAN